Proteins encoded together in one Coffea arabica cultivar ET-39 chromosome 2c, Coffea Arabica ET-39 HiFi, whole genome shotgun sequence window:
- the LOC113724395 gene encoding THO complex subunit 1, whose protein sequence is MDLFRNAIVNPGPPEDFALQTVQEAIKPQKQTKLAQDENQLLENILRTLLQELVSAAVQSGEKVMQYGQSVAEGENSPGQIPRLLDIVLYLCEKEHIEGGMIFQLLEDLTEMSTMRNCEDIFGYIESKQEILGKPELFARGKLVMLRTCNQLLRRLSKANDVVFCGRIIMFLAHFFPLSERSAVNIKGVFNTSNETKYETEAPDGISIDLNFYKTLWSLQEYFSNPASLSVTPSKWHKFNSSLMTVLSTFEAQPLSDDEGNAINLEDEAANFSIKYLTSPKLMGLELKDPNFRRHILVQCLILFDYLKAPGKNDKDLPSETMKEEIKNCEERVKKLLDMTPPRGKEFLKSIEHILERERNWVWWKRDGCPPFEKQPLEKKLTQDGVKKRRPRWRLGNKELSQLWKWADQNPNALTDPQRVRTPAISEYWKPLAEDMDESAGIEAEYHHKNNRVYCWKGLRFSARQDLEGFSRFTEHGIEGVVPLELLPPDVRSKYQAKPNDRSKRAKKEETKSTIQPEENQIAATDINVEGSKANLETSAAPLDTDDTIATASTSQGGTPDEIQKQSSETDGGHDVRVEADADGEADAETGMIDGETDAEADLEAVS, encoded by the exons ATG GATTTATTCAGGAATGCGATAGTGAATCCTGGCCCGCCTGAAGATTTTGCCCTTCAGACAGTGCAAGAAGCTATAAAACCTCAG AAGCAAACAAAATTAGCTCAAGATGAGAATCAATTGCTGGAAAACATTTTGCGCACGCTACTGCAGGAATTAGTG TCAGCTGCAGTTCAGTCAGGGGAGAAAGTCATGCAGTATGGGCAATCTGTTGCTGAAGGGGAAAATAGTCCTGGACAAATTCCACGCCTTCTTG aCATTGTCCTTTATCTTTGTGAGAAAGAACATATTGAAGGCGGCATGATTTTTCAGCTATTGGAAGATTTGACCGAAATGTCCACTATGAGAAATTGTGAAGACATCTTCGGGTACATAGAGAGCAAACAAGAAATATTAGGGAAG CCAGAATTGTTTGCTCGAGGAAAGCTTGTTATGTTAAGAACATGCAATCAGCTTCTCCGGCGACTGTCAAAG GCAAATGATGTGGTGTTCTGTGGACGAATAATTATGTTTCTTGCTCATTTCTTTCCATTGTCTGAACGTTCTG CTGTTAATATCAAAGGAGTATTTAATACATCAAATGAGACAAAGTATGAGACAGAGGCCCCTGATG GTATTTCTATTGATCTGAATTTCTATAAAACACTCTGGAGTTTACAG GAATACTTTTCCAATCCAGCTTCCCTGTCTGTAACACCATCCAAATGGCACAAGTTTAACTCTAGTTTAATG ACTGTGTTGAGCACCTTTGAGGCTCAGCCTTTGAGTGACGATGAGGGCAATGCCATTAACCTTGAGGATGAGGCAGCAAATTTCAGCATAAAATATCTGACAAGCCCTAAACTTATGGGTCTAGAA CTAAAGGATCCAAATTTTCGACGTCACATTTTGGTTCAATGCCtcattttgtttgattatttgaag GCACCAGGAAAAAATGATAAAGATTTGCCCTCTGAAACAATG aaagaagaaattaaaaactGTGAAGAAAGGGTCAAAAAGCTCCTTGACATGACTCCACCTAGAGGCAAAGAATTTCTCAAAAGTATTGAGCATATATTAGAACGTGAAAGGAACTGG GTATGGTGGAAACGTGATGGCTGCCCGCCATTTGAGAAGCAACCACTAGAAAAGAAACTAACTCAAGATGGTGTGAAAAAACG TCGTCCACGGTGGAGATTAGGAAACAAAGAACTTTCTCAATTGTGGAAATGGGCAGACCAGAATCCG AATGCTTTAACTGATCCTCAACGTGTGCGGACTCCTGCCATCAGCGAGTACTGGAAACCCCTGGCTGAGGAT ATGGATGAATCTGCTGGAATTGAAGCGGAATATCATCACAAGAACAATCGA GTTTACTGTTGGAAAGGGCTACGGTTCTCTGCTCGTCAAGACCTGGAGGGATTTTCTAGA TTTACTGAACATGGAATTGAGGGTGTGGTACCCTTGGAACTGCTGCCACCTGATGTGAGGTCCAAATATCAAGCTAAACCGAATGACAGGTCCAAGCGtgcaaaaaaggaagaaacgaAAAGCACCATTCAACCTGAAGAAAATCAG ATTGCAGCAACCGATATCAATGTTGAAGGAAGCAAAGCCAATCTTGAAACATCAGCAGCTCCACTAGATACAGATGACACCATTGCAACAGCTAGTACTTCTCAGGGTGGAACGCCTGATGAGATTCAGAAGCAAAGCTCAGAGACTGATGGTGGTCATGATGTACGGGTGGAAGCAGATGCAGATGGTGAAGCGGATGCAGAAACAGGGATGATAGATGGAGAGACAGATGCAGAGGCTGATTTAGAAGCAGTTAGCTAA